In Hemiscyllium ocellatum isolate sHemOce1 chromosome 2, sHemOce1.pat.X.cur, whole genome shotgun sequence, a single window of DNA contains:
- the LOC132825421 gene encoding zinc finger and BTB domain-containing protein 5: protein MDFPGHFEQVFQQLNYQRLHGQLCDCVIVVGSRHFKAHRSVLAACSTHFRALFTVPESDQSLNMVQLDSEVVTAEAFAALVEMMYTSTLMLGESNVMDVLLAASHLHLNSVVKACKHYLTTRTVPMSPTSERLQEQNARMQRSFLLQQLGLSLVSSALSSSQGIDEQVNVNSSLRHHLEDQSTAFPVQRLQKRKAIPDERSKKRMRPSIDESIITEETSENGQAVVHTCEELFTPDSLKLGDGSKTDAAVENNVESAIIFEQAFSTPEDNQVPSQSDNSAVGHSQTSMASQAVHVETAFNQDSANEKSDFHSESTELHVNGNEEQVRIVVKAEPLSSPDPQDEASDVASQAEGSESVEVEGGMPGAEKLELSPESSDRSFSDPQSSTDRVTDIHMLESANTDSKTPFHISTFLNKNRTNSYSGGQNTNDNIPNTTSDGRLENEATYLMGSVPGISVGTNSSIAAARLENPFTDGSDTHTHFMRPMHDLLGLSCGQPSSYKAGGEPFRLDFPRPSSGLHSLSRQSIISSRGGASSFPGYRRIAPKMPIVTSVGDASSVSQDIGSNSQIRMLNSTVSAFENNHSLQSGPPQLTRASADVLSKCKKAMSEHNVLVVEGARKYACKICCKTFLTLTDCKKHIRVHTGEKPYACLKCGKRFSQSSHLYKHSKTTCLRWHGSSLPTTLL from the coding sequence ATGGATTTTCCAGGGCATTTCGAACAAGTCTTCCAGCAGCTGAATTATCAGCGGCTTCACGGGCAGCTCTGTGACTGTGTGATAGTTGTTGGGAGCCGTCATTTCAAAGCCCATCGCTCTGTGCTTGCGGcatgcagtacccactttcgtgCCCTCTTTACTGTTCCAGAGAGTGATCAATCACTGAACATGGTTCAGCTCGACAGTGAAGTAGTTACAGCCGAAGCCTTTGCCGCCCTTGTTGAAATGATGTACACATCCACGCTGATGCTCGGAGAGAGTAACGTTATGGACGTGTTGCTGGCAGCTTCCCACCTTCACCTGAATTCAGTCGTTAAGGCTTGCAAACATTACTTAACAACGAGGACTGTACCCATGTCTCCTACAAGTGAAAGGCTTCAGGAGCAAAATGCTCGGATGCAGAGGTCCTTTCTGCTTCAGCAGCTGGGTTTGAGCTTAGTAAGCTCTGCCCTCAGCTCCAGTCAGGGAATAGATGAGCAAGTCAATGTGAACTCATCACTCCGCCATCACTTGGAGGATCAGTCGACTGCATTTCCTGTCCAGCGGTTGCAGAAAAGGAAGGCCATTCCTGACGAAAGATCAAAGAAAAGGATGAGACCTTCCATAGATGAGTCTATCATCACTGAAGAAACATCAGAAAATGGGCAAGCTGTAGTGCACACATGTGAGGAATTATTTACACCAGACTCCCTGAAGCTGGGAGATGGTTCTAAAACTGATGCAGCTGTTGAAAACAATGTGGAAAGTGCTATCATATTTGAGCAGGCCTTCAGCACTCCAGAAGATAACCAGGTGCCCAGTCAGTCAGATAACAGTGCAGTAGGCCATTCTCAAACATCCATGGCTTCTCAAGCAGTTCACGTTGAAACTGCTTTTAATCAAGATTCCGCTAATGAGAAGTCAGATTTCCACTCGGAGAGCACGGAACTTCACGTTAATGGAAATGAGGAGCAGGTCCGAATTGTTGTGAAAGCTGAACCATTGAGCTCACCTGATCCCCAGGACGAGGCCAGTGATGTTGCCTCACAGGCTGAAGGGAGTGAGTCGGTAGAGGTGGAAGGAGGGATGCCTGGCGCAGAAAAACTGGAACTTAGCCCGGAGAGCAGTGACCGGAGTTTCTCTGATCCCCAGTCCAGTACCGACAGGGTTACAGACATACATATGCTAGAATCTGCAAACACTGACTCAAAAACTCCATTTCACATTTCCACTTTTTTAAATAAGAACCGAACAAATAGCTACAGTGGAGGTCAGAACACTAATGACAACATTCCGAACACAACAAGCGATGGCAGATTAGAAAATGAGGCTACTTATTTAATGGGTTCGGTGCCTGGCATTTCTGTTGGTACCAACTCTTCAATTGCAGCGGCTCGATTGGAGAATCCATTTACTGATGGCTCCGATACTCATACTCATTTTATGCGACCTATGCATGACTTGCTGGGCCTGTCCTGTGGGCAGCCTTCCAGCTACAAAGCTGGGGGAGAACCATTCAGATTAGATTTTCCTAGACCTAGTTCTGGATTGCATTCATTATCCAGACAATCTATCATTTCATCGCGAGGAGGGGCCAGTAGTTTCCCGGGATATCGTCGCATTGCCCCTAAAATGCCCATTGTTACCTCAGTTGGAGATGCAAGCTCTGTTTCCCAGGATATTGGCTCAAACTCCCAGATCCGAATGTTGAACAGTACAGTTTCTGCTTTTGAGAATAATCATTCTTTGCAGTCGGGTCCTCCCCAGCTGACCCGAGCATCGGCAGACGTGCTTTCGAAGTGTAAGAAAGCCATGTCAGAACACAATGTTTTGGTAGTGGAAGGTGCCCGTAAGTATGCCTGTAAGATCTGCTGCAAGACTTTTCTAACATTAACAGATTGCAAGAAACACATCCGTGTCCACACAGGAGAAAAGCCCTATGCTTGTTtaaaatgtgggaaaagattcaGTCAGTCGAGCCACTTGTACAAGCATTCCAAAACAACCTGCTTGAGATGGCATGGCAGCAGCCTGCCGACAACTCTCCTTTGA